One stretch of Brevibacillus laterosporus DNA includes these proteins:
- a CDS encoding ABC transporter permease, whose translation MAQETGKEKLLHILFRYGTLGFIAFIIIFFSIVNEYFFTFNNITGILHSISIVTLVAIGVTFTLIVNGFDMSVGSIVSLASVVSASIMVWFEQSIWLAVLVPILVGGLIGLFNAYLVVKVRIPDLLATLAALYIVKGIHLVYTKGYSITSKMVMPDQTTAPGTISPTFLKIGQGTIANIPIAVIIMIVAVVLVYIFLHYTRYGRLLYAIGGNREAARLSGIPVDRYRVLAYLLSGLFCGLAGVLMTARIGTGQVDGGAPLLMDAVAAAFVGYSVLGAGKPNVGGTFVGAVLIGVLLNALTMLNLPYYAHDIVKGTVLILALSATYYQLRHRSQ comes from the coding sequence ATGGCACAAGAAACAGGTAAAGAAAAACTCTTGCACATCCTTTTTCGATATGGAACGTTAGGATTTATTGCGTTCATTATCATTTTTTTTAGCATTGTAAATGAGTATTTTTTCACGTTCAACAATATCACAGGCATCTTACATTCTATATCTATCGTTACATTGGTAGCTATCGGGGTCACTTTTACTTTAATTGTAAATGGCTTTGATATGTCAGTAGGATCTATCGTATCATTAGCTTCCGTCGTGTCGGCATCCATTATGGTTTGGTTTGAACAAAGCATTTGGCTCGCTGTCTTGGTACCGATACTGGTTGGTGGTCTCATTGGATTGTTCAATGCATATCTTGTAGTAAAAGTTAGAATTCCTGACTTGTTAGCAACGTTAGCAGCTCTCTACATTGTGAAAGGAATTCATCTGGTCTATACGAAAGGTTACTCCATTACTTCTAAAATGGTGATGCCAGATCAGACGACAGCACCAGGCACGATTTCCCCGACCTTTTTAAAAATTGGACAAGGAACAATTGCTAACATTCCGATCGCCGTTATCATCATGATAGTAGCTGTGGTGTTGGTGTATATTTTTCTACATTACACGCGTTACGGACGATTGCTCTATGCGATTGGTGGCAACCGAGAAGCGGCTCGTCTGTCGGGGATTCCGGTTGATCGCTATCGAGTGTTAGCTTATCTGTTATCTGGACTCTTTTGTGGATTGGCCGGGGTTCTGATGACAGCGCGTATCGGTACAGGTCAAGTGGATGGAGGCGCTCCTCTATTAATGGATGCCGTCGCAGCAGCCTTTGTGGGATACTCCGTGTTAGGCGCAGGTAAACCAAATGTCGGGGGGACTTTTGTAGGTGCTGTATTGATTGGTGTACTCTTGAATGCTTTGACGATGCTGAATTTACCTTATTACGCACATGATATTGTAAAGGGTACAGTGTTAATTTTGGCATTGTCAGCTACCTACTATCAGTTGAGACATCGTTCTCAATAA
- a CDS encoding sugar ABC transporter ATP-binding protein: MTALEMKGIKKAFRSVPALRGVDFDVKPGEIHALLGANGAGKSTLMKIMTGAYELDAGQIFVDGKEVNLTQPQDAKAHGIQCVYQEVDTALIGYVSVAENIMLEGFVGGRRSPFINWRSLAEEATKALKRLGLDLPIQKKVEELTLSEKQLVLLAKALAQKAKIIVLDEPTAPLSQAETVQLFHIIKQLREQGIGIVFISHRLPEVFEISDRITVLRDGEQILSKRTEETNPHEIITSMLGKTLTHEYPKEQVKIGDQLLEVKNIQAGSYVRNLSFTVHEGEIVGIAGLVGAGKTELARVLFGADPLASGEVYKRGQKVKCTSPKAAVDQGIVLVPEERRKEGIVIEESVAANLTLPTLQNYSRLGFLRPMLVNEAVEKLIQKLQIKVANPQMSIGSLSGGNQQKVVIGKWVATESDIFLFDEPTKGVDIGAKSEIYKIIGELAKNGKGVVYLSSEFDEIVGIADRILVMYDGAFVKELSRAEATQETIMYYASGGQ; the protein is encoded by the coding sequence TTGACAGCATTAGAAATGAAGGGAATCAAAAAAGCATTTCGCTCTGTTCCGGCTTTACGCGGTGTAGATTTTGATGTAAAGCCTGGTGAAATTCATGCTTTGTTGGGGGCGAATGGAGCAGGAAAGAGTACATTAATGAAAATTATGACAGGTGCTTATGAGCTAGACGCAGGTCAGATTTTCGTAGATGGAAAGGAAGTTAATCTGACACAACCACAAGATGCCAAAGCTCATGGAATCCAGTGTGTGTATCAGGAAGTAGATACAGCTCTCATTGGATACGTAAGTGTTGCAGAGAACATTATGCTAGAAGGATTTGTTGGAGGGAGACGCTCTCCTTTTATCAACTGGCGAAGTTTAGCGGAGGAAGCAACAAAAGCACTGAAACGTTTGGGCCTTGACTTACCGATTCAAAAAAAGGTAGAGGAACTAACTCTATCGGAAAAGCAGTTGGTTCTATTGGCAAAGGCTTTGGCACAAAAAGCCAAAATAATTGTGCTAGATGAACCGACTGCACCCTTAAGTCAAGCAGAAACTGTGCAGTTGTTCCACATCATTAAGCAATTACGTGAGCAAGGGATCGGTATTGTATTTATCTCACACAGATTGCCAGAAGTGTTTGAAATTAGCGATCGAATTACGGTGCTACGAGATGGCGAACAGATTTTGAGCAAGCGAACAGAAGAAACGAACCCGCACGAAATCATTACAAGTATGCTGGGAAAAACACTGACCCATGAATACCCAAAAGAACAAGTCAAAATAGGGGATCAGCTGCTTGAAGTAAAAAATATACAGGCTGGCTCATATGTACGAAACCTTTCCTTTACAGTACATGAAGGAGAAATTGTAGGAATTGCAGGCTTAGTTGGTGCAGGGAAAACAGAATTAGCCCGAGTATTATTTGGTGCTGATCCACTGGCATCGGGAGAAGTGTACAAGAGGGGGCAAAAGGTGAAATGTACATCGCCAAAAGCAGCCGTTGATCAAGGAATTGTATTGGTTCCTGAAGAGCGTCGAAAAGAAGGTATTGTTATAGAAGAATCAGTAGCAGCTAATTTAACTTTGCCAACACTTCAAAATTATAGTCGACTCGGTTTCTTACGCCCTATGTTAGTAAATGAAGCTGTGGAAAAGCTAATTCAAAAATTACAGATCAAGGTGGCTAACCCTCAGATGTCCATCGGTTCGTTAAGTGGAGGAAATCAGCAAAAAGTAGTTATTGGAAAATGGGTAGCAACTGAATCTGACATCTTTCTGTTTGACGAACCCACGAAGGGTGTAGACATAGGAGCCAAATCGGAAATTTATAAAATTATTGGAGAGCTAGCTAAAAATGGGAAAGGGGTAGTGTACCTTTCTAGTGAGTTCGACGAGATAGTAGGGATTGCTGATCGTATTTTAGTTATGTACGACGGAGCCTTTGTTAAAGAACTTAGCCGAGCAGAAGCAACACAGGAAACCATCATGTACTACGCGAGCGGAGGACAGTAA
- a CDS encoding LacI family transcriptional regulator, translated as MRGTINKTVVYLFAIFFLLGSVLSGCGTASTTKATPTDNVTASGSEAKGNQPTTEKKKRIALVVQFNIGSFSSQYIAGVKEEVEKLGGELTVLSGDNDLAKMASHLDAAVTQQFDGILLDHGRADSLTPGVQKALVQKTPIVAFDTGLDVPGVTVVEQDDIKLAEQTLNKMSEDVGGKGNIVKIWVAGFTPMERRQIAYKAFMDKNPGLKEIAAFGSASANTALDTQAQMEAILKQHPNKGDITAVWTAWDEFAKGATRAIQQAGRNEIKVYGIDMSDEDLQMIQDQTSPWVATAAVDPSDIGRVQARYLFKKLNGEQVPDKVSLNPVLVTREQLPKEPVKMADLKKYVKEWGTSTQGQ; from the coding sequence ATGAGGGGTACAATCAACAAAACAGTTGTTTATTTATTCGCAATTTTCTTTTTATTAGGGAGCGTACTAAGTGGTTGTGGGACAGCATCCACAACAAAAGCAACGCCAACAGATAATGTGACAGCATCAGGTAGTGAAGCGAAAGGGAATCAACCTACAACGGAAAAGAAAAAGAGAATTGCGTTGGTGGTGCAATTTAATATCGGGTCATTCTCTTCTCAATATATTGCTGGCGTGAAAGAAGAAGTGGAGAAGCTAGGTGGAGAATTGACCGTGTTGAGTGGGGATAATGATCTTGCTAAAATGGCTTCACATTTGGACGCGGCAGTTACGCAACAATTTGATGGCATTCTACTAGACCATGGTCGAGCAGATAGCTTGACACCAGGTGTTCAAAAAGCATTGGTCCAAAAAACACCAATTGTTGCTTTTGATACAGGGTTAGATGTTCCAGGAGTAACGGTGGTAGAGCAAGATGATATCAAGTTGGCTGAACAAACATTAAACAAAATGTCAGAAGATGTAGGTGGTAAAGGAAATATTGTGAAGATTTGGGTAGCCGGTTTCACTCCAATGGAACGGCGCCAAATCGCTTATAAAGCATTTATGGACAAAAACCCGGGCTTGAAAGAAATTGCTGCATTTGGCTCGGCGTCTGCAAATACGGCTCTGGATACACAAGCACAAATGGAAGCAATCTTAAAGCAACATCCCAATAAGGGGGATATTACAGCCGTTTGGACTGCTTGGGATGAATTTGCAAAAGGGGCAACTCGTGCAATTCAACAAGCAGGCCGCAATGAAATTAAGGTATATGGCATCGATATGAGTGATGAAGATTTACAGATGATTCAAGATCAGACATCACCTTGGGTTGCAACGGCAGCCGTAGACCCTTCTGATATTGGACGGGTACAGGCACGTTACTTGTTTAAAAAGCTTAACGGTGAGCAAGTACCCGATAAAGTAAGCTTAAACCCTGTATTAGTCACACGTGAACAATTGCCTAAAGAGCCAGTGAAAATGGCTGATTTGAAAAAGTACGTGAAAGAGTGGGGCACTAGTACGCAAGGCCAATAG
- a CDS encoding branched-chain amino acid ABC transporter substrate-binding protein: MKVNKKSLALVSSILLAGAALSGCAGGNNASSGGTKQQGGGEGGSTAAGGDKIVIALVGPLSGSASDYGDSAKAGAEYALKLKQKDLKDLGFNVELKPLDDQAEPKQGVVNAQMAINDNNVLAVVGHVTTGSSLSAVTAYEKAGLVMVSPSTTGPDFTEGGKKVAHRICARDDQQGSKAAIYAKNTLNVKNAMLIHDKQAYGQGLAQEVKKQFETDGVSVVGFEGLTAGEKDYSAVVNQVMAKKPEMIYFGGYYAEAGILIKQLRDKGFTGVFMGADGLDSVEMFKIAGPAAEGVVFTSTVGDVAATEDGKKWIQEFESSTGKKLGIFTSFGYDAMAVAINGIEEAAKANGNKKPTRAQVLEAIHKTQDFKGQFVNVSFDDKGDNKNAQVFIYKYAGGSKKFEGEAK; this comes from the coding sequence ATGAAAGTAAATAAAAAATCGCTTGCACTTGTATCTTCTATCTTATTGGCTGGAGCAGCTTTATCAGGTTGTGCAGGAGGAAATAATGCAAGCTCAGGTGGCACAAAACAACAAGGCGGAGGTGAAGGAGGAAGCACAGCGGCAGGTGGTGACAAAATTGTTATAGCTCTGGTTGGACCTCTGTCTGGATCTGCTTCTGACTATGGAGATTCTGCTAAAGCAGGGGCTGAATATGCACTGAAATTAAAGCAAAAAGATTTAAAAGACTTAGGCTTTAACGTTGAATTAAAACCGCTGGATGACCAAGCAGAACCAAAACAAGGGGTCGTGAATGCGCAAATGGCGATTAACGACAACAACGTCTTAGCGGTTGTGGGTCATGTGACAACTGGTTCATCTTTGTCTGCTGTAACGGCTTATGAAAAAGCTGGTTTGGTGATGGTATCTCCTTCTACAACAGGTCCAGACTTTACTGAGGGTGGTAAAAAAGTAGCTCACCGCATTTGTGCACGCGATGACCAACAAGGAAGTAAGGCAGCTATTTATGCGAAGAATACCTTGAATGTGAAAAATGCGATGCTGATTCATGATAAACAAGCCTATGGTCAAGGTCTAGCACAAGAAGTGAAAAAGCAATTTGAAACAGATGGTGTTTCTGTTGTTGGCTTTGAAGGATTGACTGCTGGAGAGAAAGACTACAGCGCAGTTGTGAACCAGGTGATGGCTAAAAAACCTGAAATGATCTACTTTGGTGGTTATTATGCAGAAGCAGGTATTCTGATCAAACAATTGCGTGATAAAGGGTTTACTGGTGTGTTTATGGGCGCAGATGGTCTTGATTCCGTTGAAATGTTTAAAATTGCTGGACCAGCAGCGGAGGGTGTCGTGTTTACTTCCACTGTTGGTGATGTAGCGGCTACAGAAGACGGCAAGAAATGGATTCAAGAATTTGAAAGCTCTACAGGCAAAAAGTTAGGAATCTTTACATCATTTGGCTATGATGCGATGGCGGTAGCAATCAACGGAATTGAGGAAGCTGCCAAAGCGAATGGCAACAAAAAGCCAACTCGCGCCCAAGTGTTAGAGGCAATTCACAAAACACAGGACTTTAAAGGTCAATTCGTAAACGTCTCTTTCGATGATAAAGGTGACAATAAAAACGCCCAAGTGTTTATTTATAAATACGCAGGCGGCTCTAAGAAATTTGAAGGTGAAGCAAAATAA
- a CDS encoding ABC transporter ATP-binding protein: MLEITNVGRVFNQGTVNEKIALTNINLKLAHGDFVTVIGSNGAGKSTLMNTISGGIIPDTGNIFIDNQDVTKQGEHKRAALIGRVFQDPMAGTAPHMTIEENLAIAYSRGHRRTLSLGVNNKKRAFFQEKLTVLDQGLENRLKTKVGFLSGGQRQALSLLMATFTNPKLLLLDEHTAALDPKRAQLIVDLTRKVVEENNLTTLMVTHNMEQALHMGNRLLMLHDGKIILDLPQEIKSQMTTKDLLEAFEEARGGEAFTEDRFILA, encoded by the coding sequence ATGTTAGAGATAACCAATGTAGGCAGAGTATTTAACCAAGGTACTGTGAATGAAAAAATTGCGCTTACCAACATTAACTTAAAGCTAGCACATGGTGATTTCGTGACAGTGATCGGTAGCAATGGTGCAGGAAAATCCACTCTGATGAATACGATTTCCGGCGGTATTATCCCCGACACCGGAAATATTTTCATTGATAATCAAGATGTAACAAAACAGGGCGAGCATAAGCGAGCAGCGCTGATTGGTCGTGTGTTTCAAGATCCAATGGCAGGCACGGCTCCCCATATGACGATTGAGGAAAATTTGGCTATTGCCTATTCCCGTGGTCATCGCCGAACGCTTTCCCTTGGTGTAAACAATAAAAAACGGGCCTTTTTTCAAGAAAAATTAACAGTATTAGATCAAGGATTGGAAAATCGTCTGAAAACGAAGGTTGGCTTTTTATCAGGTGGACAACGTCAGGCGCTTAGCTTGTTGATGGCTACGTTTACCAACCCAAAACTACTATTGTTGGATGAACATACGGCTGCCTTGGATCCAAAACGTGCTCAGTTAATTGTTGATCTGACTCGAAAAGTAGTCGAAGAAAACAATTTGACTACACTCATGGTTACTCATAACATGGAGCAGGCCCTACATATGGGGAATCGGTTATTAATGCTCCATGATGGGAAGATCATTCTGGACCTTCCTCAAGAGATAAAATCGCAGATGACAACGAAAGATTTGTTGGAAGCGTTTGAGGAAGCGAGAGGCGGAGAGGCCTTTACAGAAGATCGTTTTATTTTAGCGTAA
- a CDS encoding ABC transporter permease: MTIAIIGAIEQGLLFAVMVLGVFLTFRILNFPDLTVDGSFAMGGAIAATFIIDGMNPFLATLIAMVGGAIAGAFTGILTTKGKINGLLAGILTMIALYSINLRIMGKKSNLPLLREETLYTKAQEVSIFDFQIYGVSLTSTIVFLIMVIILKLIIDWFLHTDLGLDIRATGDNDRMIRSFGANTDTTTIIGLALSNALVAASGALVAQYQGFADVGMGIGMIVIGLASVIIGEVLFGTKSIMRLTLAVILGSIVYRLVIAFALRAGFLASDMKLITAIIVIVALILPNMMKGVWKIGKTVKGG; the protein is encoded by the coding sequence ATGACCATTGCAATCATTGGCGCAATTGAACAAGGTCTGCTCTTCGCAGTCATGGTGCTGGGCGTCTTTTTAACCTTTCGAATTCTGAATTTTCCTGATTTGACGGTGGACGGAAGTTTTGCCATGGGAGGAGCTATCGCAGCTACATTTATCATAGACGGGATGAATCCGTTTCTGGCAACCCTGATTGCAATGGTGGGTGGCGCGATTGCAGGAGCATTTACTGGTATTCTGACGACAAAAGGAAAAATTAATGGGCTTCTGGCGGGAATTTTAACCATGATTGCCCTATATTCAATCAATCTCCGAATCATGGGCAAAAAGTCGAACCTACCACTTTTGCGTGAAGAGACACTTTACACGAAAGCCCAAGAGGTTTCGATTTTTGACTTTCAAATCTATGGTGTTTCACTGACGAGCACTATCGTTTTTCTAATCATGGTCATAATCCTAAAATTGATCATTGATTGGTTTTTGCATACGGATTTGGGGCTAGACATTCGAGCTACAGGTGATAATGATAGGATGATTCGGAGCTTTGGTGCTAATACAGATACGACTACCATTATAGGTCTGGCGTTATCAAATGCACTTGTAGCGGCGTCTGGGGCTTTGGTGGCACAATATCAAGGTTTTGCAGATGTAGGAATGGGGATCGGAATGATCGTCATTGGACTTGCTTCCGTCATTATTGGAGAGGTACTGTTTGGGACAAAGAGCATCATGCGACTTACGCTTGCAGTTATTCTGGGTTCGATTGTGTATCGATTGGTTATCGCTTTTGCCCTACGTGCAGGTTTCCTTGCATCCGATATGAAGCTAATAACAGCGATTATTGTAATCGTTGCCTTAATTCTGCCAAACATGATGAAGGGCGTCTGGAAAATTGGAAAAACGGTGAAAGGGGGATAA
- a CDS encoding ABC transporter substrate-binding protein, producing the protein MKGKTRKAKFILGILTTLMLLIATACSQTSTAPANNQSGSVATPQETETKFLKVGIVQIIEHPALDAAKDGFIAKMKANGFEEDKTVKYDLQSAQGNMDTAIQIAKKFAGDKVDLILAIGTPAVQAAAQTTTDIPILFTAVTDPVSAGLVKSMDKPGGNVSGTTDMNPVEEQLSLIKKLKADAKNVGVIYNAGEVNSKVQVDKAKEVAGKLGLTITEAAITNPTEVKQAAESMIGKVDSFYVPTDNMVVASISAVVSVAEAQKIPVVAGEENSVKSGAITTFGIDYSLLGAQTGDMGAKILKGESKVGEMPIESQKEMKLVINKKAAEKMGITLPKDLLDQAAQTFDQ; encoded by the coding sequence GTGAAAGGTAAAACAAGGAAGGCAAAGTTCATTTTGGGTATACTAACAACACTAATGCTTCTGATTGCAACGGCATGTAGTCAGACAAGCACAGCACCAGCTAATAACCAAAGTGGTTCTGTTGCTACACCTCAAGAGACTGAAACAAAATTTTTAAAAGTCGGAATTGTCCAAATAATCGAACATCCTGCTTTGGATGCAGCGAAGGACGGTTTTATAGCCAAAATGAAAGCAAACGGTTTTGAAGAAGACAAAACTGTGAAGTATGATCTTCAATCTGCGCAAGGGAATATGGATACAGCGATTCAAATTGCCAAAAAATTCGCTGGTGACAAGGTTGACCTCATTCTTGCCATTGGCACCCCAGCTGTCCAAGCTGCGGCACAAACTACCACAGATATCCCTATCCTTTTTACAGCGGTGACAGATCCAGTATCCGCCGGATTAGTTAAATCAATGGATAAACCAGGTGGCAATGTATCAGGTACCACAGACATGAACCCCGTAGAAGAGCAATTATCTTTGATTAAAAAATTAAAAGCAGATGCGAAAAATGTAGGCGTAATTTATAACGCTGGGGAAGTTAATTCCAAAGTGCAAGTAGATAAAGCTAAAGAGGTAGCTGGAAAATTAGGTTTAACGATTACAGAAGCTGCCATAACAAACCCGACAGAGGTAAAACAAGCGGCGGAATCCATGATAGGTAAAGTAGATTCCTTCTATGTACCGACAGATAACATGGTAGTAGCTTCCATATCAGCTGTTGTAAGTGTAGCGGAAGCGCAAAAAATCCCTGTGGTTGCGGGGGAAGAGAATTCCGTAAAGAGTGGAGCGATTACAACTTTTGGTATTGACTACAGCTTGCTTGGTGCCCAAACCGGAGATATGGGTGCTAAAATTCTCAAGGGAGAGAGCAAGGTAGGTGAAATGCCTATCGAGTCTCAAAAAGAAATGAAGCTGGTCATCAATAAAAAGGCTGCGGAAAAAATGGGAATAACATTACCAAAAGATTTATTAGACCAAGCCGCACAAACGTTTGACCAGTAG
- a CDS encoding thioredoxin: MHEITDYKKIIQEDLLQAEYSVFYLYTPLCGTCQIASQMVTLLEQLFSEVMFYRANINIHKKLAQEWQITSVPCLIIYQRDREVARKYAFESVPDLYSWIQSCTIFI; encoded by the coding sequence ATGCATGAGATAACAGATTACAAAAAAATAATTCAGGAAGACCTATTACAGGCAGAATACTCGGTATTCTATCTGTATACGCCGCTGTGTGGTACCTGTCAAATCGCTAGTCAAATGGTTACATTGTTAGAGCAACTCTTTTCGGAGGTAATGTTTTATCGAGCTAATATTAATATTCATAAAAAGCTAGCACAAGAATGGCAAATTACTAGTGTCCCATGTCTCATTATTTACCAGCGTGATAGAGAAGTAGCTCGAAAATATGCCTTCGAATCCGTACCTGACCTATATTCTTGGATACAATCATGTACTATATTTATCTAG
- a CDS encoding group-specific protein yields the protein MGECKLDHSQADVLQKWADQQVYLPQSLADQIQSFLQKELSQSTLNELFHALKKYDLAGESERAVRNQKLQELISRT from the coding sequence ATGGGGGAGTGCAAGCTGGATCACAGTCAGGCAGACGTCTTGCAAAAATGGGCGGATCAACAGGTCTATTTGCCACAATCATTAGCAGATCAGATTCAGTCCTTTTTGCAAAAGGAGCTGTCACAATCGACTTTGAACGAACTGTTCCATGCACTTAAAAAGTACGATTTGGCAGGAGAGAGCGAGCGTGCTGTTCGCAACCAAAAGCTACAGGAACTCATATCTCGAACGTAG
- a CDS encoding YjcZ family sporulation protein — protein sequence MSSIFGGNGCGDFSCILVLFILLVIISCCLDCGSRC from the coding sequence ATGTCAAGTATCTTTGGTGGTAATGGTTGTGGCGATTTCTCTTGTATCCTCGTGTTGTTCATTCTTTTAGTGATTATCAGTTGCTGCTTGGACTGCGGCTCCCGCTGCTAG
- a CDS encoding acyl--CoA ligase, translated as MSTDKLRENGELEIPPLYNFAAEVERYALLHPEKAALVIVSEDGKEEMLSYEQLRIYMNKLVNAFLRCGIARYDKVLVLVPRGIEAYGIYLALLKMGVVVMPGSEMLRGKDIAYRANHAEAKAIIATKELLSEMEGIRSECESLAYFISVGERRPGWQELSDILEGVSEEAETVDTGSDELAFLSYTSGTTGGPKGVMHVHGWPFAHLAVAATYWLDVQENDMVWATAGPGWAKWVWSPFVSTLGKGATAFVYKGKFGPDTYLSLLQKYPISVMCATPTEYRLIAKMPDLESYKLKALRSACSAGEPLNREVIDTFRRTFNLTVRDGYGQTENTLLVGTFVGVEPRPGSMGRPSPVVRIAIIDEEGNEMETGQVGDIAVDRDMIALFKGYLNDPERTQRAFRGDWYVTGDQGRQDEEGYIWFEGRSDDIIISAGYTIGPFEVEDALVKHQAVAECAAVGSPDPDRGQIVKAFVVLKQGVEASDDLIKQLQVHVKSLTAPYKYPRKIQFVSELPKTTSGKIRRIELRQFEKASEGIE; from the coding sequence ATGTCAACAGATAAACTTAGAGAAAATGGGGAGCTTGAGATTCCACCACTGTATAACTTTGCAGCTGAAGTAGAGAGGTATGCTCTTTTGCATCCAGAAAAAGCTGCACTGGTGATAGTGTCAGAAGATGGTAAAGAAGAAATGCTCTCCTATGAACAATTACGCATTTACATGAATAAACTTGTGAACGCTTTCTTGCGCTGTGGGATTGCTCGCTATGATAAAGTGCTCGTATTGGTGCCACGTGGGATAGAAGCATATGGTATTTATTTAGCTCTGTTAAAAATGGGTGTTGTCGTGATGCCTGGCTCCGAAATGCTAAGAGGCAAGGATATTGCATATCGTGCCAATCATGCAGAAGCTAAGGCAATCATTGCTACTAAAGAACTGTTGTCGGAAATGGAGGGTATTCGAAGCGAGTGTGAGTCACTGGCTTATTTTATTTCCGTAGGGGAGCGGAGGCCAGGCTGGCAGGAGCTATCTGATATTCTTGAGGGAGTATCAGAAGAAGCTGAGACTGTGGATACTGGCTCGGATGAACTTGCCTTTTTATCCTATACGTCTGGAACGACTGGCGGTCCAAAAGGTGTCATGCATGTGCACGGTTGGCCGTTCGCTCATTTGGCTGTGGCGGCTACATACTGGCTTGATGTTCAGGAGAATGATATGGTTTGGGCAACAGCGGGTCCTGGATGGGCAAAATGGGTGTGGAGTCCGTTTGTATCCACTTTGGGTAAAGGGGCAACCGCTTTTGTCTACAAGGGGAAATTTGGACCTGATACCTACTTATCTTTATTACAAAAATACCCAATTTCGGTGATGTGCGCCACCCCGACGGAATATCGATTAATAGCTAAAATGCCAGATCTGGAAAGCTATAAACTCAAAGCTTTGCGCTCCGCTTGCTCAGCAGGTGAGCCGTTAAACCGTGAAGTAATCGATACGTTCCGCCGTACCTTTAACCTGACTGTACGGGATGGATACGGGCAAACAGAAAATACCTTGTTGGTTGGTACATTTGTTGGTGTAGAACCACGACCAGGTTCGATGGGACGACCTTCTCCTGTCGTGCGAATTGCAATTATCGATGAGGAAGGCAATGAAATGGAAACAGGGCAAGTGGGCGATATTGCAGTAGATCGGGACATGATTGCCTTATTTAAGGGCTATTTGAACGACCCAGAGCGGACACAGCGTGCTTTTCGCGGTGACTGGTACGTGACGGGGGATCAAGGGCGTCAGGATGAAGAAGGTTATATTTGGTTTGAGGGTCGTTCTGACGACATTATTATTTCGGCTGGCTATACCATTGGACCTTTTGAAGTAGAAGATGCTTTAGTAAAGCATCAGGCAGTGGCTGAATGTGCTGCGGTGGGTAGTCCAGATCCCGACCGAGGCCAAATTGTAAAAGCATTCGTTGTATTAAAACAAGGAGTGGAAGCTTCAGATGATCTAATTAAACAGTTGCAAGTGCATGTAAAAAGCTTGACCGCTCCTTATAAATATCCACGTAAAATTCAGTTTGTCAGTGAGTTGCCAAAAACTACTTCCGGAAAAATCAGGCGAATAGAGCTACGCCAGTTTGAAAAGGCTTCAGAGGGAATAGAATAG